The following coding sequences are from one Seonamhaeicola sp. ML3 window:
- a CDS encoding tRNA (guanine-N1)-methyltransferase, which produces MNPLKQSTSIFLFFLISFSYLNAQDNIQSQSINDGSINDKFEFVLRKSGNFKGTNGQAYEAVKRSMFLSLQQHTKDSINTLKSKLSNANSTISNQTQEISELKSKLTNTQSSLDKTNLEKDSMALFGIQMSKGGYNSLMWIIIAGLLALLILFIYKFKNSNAVTKQAKQNLAEIEEEFDEHRRVALEREQKVRRQLQDEINKQKGAQ; this is translated from the coding sequence ATGAATCCCTTAAAGCAATCTACCTCTATTTTTCTCTTTTTCTTAATTTCCTTTTCTTACTTAAATGCACAAGATAACATTCAATCTCAAAGCATTAACGACGGTTCGATAAATGATAAATTTGAATTCGTACTAAGAAAATCTGGGAATTTTAAAGGTACCAACGGACAGGCTTACGAAGCTGTAAAACGTAGTATGTTTTTAAGCTTACAGCAACACACAAAAGACTCTATTAACACTCTAAAAAGTAAATTGTCTAATGCGAATTCTACAATTTCTAATCAAACTCAAGAAATATCTGAGCTAAAATCGAAACTCACAAATACCCAAAGTAGTTTAGACAAAACTAACCTTGAAAAAGACAGTATGGCGCTTTTTGGAATACAAATGAGTAAAGGTGGTTATAATTCACTTATGTGGATAATTATTGCTGGCTTGTTGGCGCTTTTAATTCTATTTATTTATAAATTCAAAAACAGTAATGCAGTAACCAAACAGGCTAAACAAAACCTTGCCGAAATAGAGGAAGAATTCGATGAGCACAGAAGAGTAGCTTTAGAACGCGAGCAAAAAGTAAGACGCCAATTACAAGATGAGATTAATAAACAAAAAGGAGCTCAATAA